Proteins encoded in a region of the Manduca sexta isolate Smith_Timp_Sample1 chromosome 1, JHU_Msex_v1.0, whole genome shotgun sequence genome:
- the LOC115455850 gene encoding uncharacterized protein LOC115455850 yields MRARPLAYSLRAPVDQALDKLIADGIITAVETSDWATPIVPVVKTDGTIRICGDYKLTLNKCLEVDRFPLPRVEDLLVKLNGGVKFTKIDLSQAYAQFPLSEASKKYTVINTHRGLFQYNRLIYGLSSSPGIFQRKLEEMFADLPQVGVFLDDVILTGVNDKKHLETLHTVLDRLSKFGLKVEKKKCNFFVNSVTYLGYMIDKEGIHTNREKVEAIQRVPLPTTVSAVRAFIGMVMYYGKFIKNISTILSPLYALLKKGAKFLWSSECDTAFVTVKNKLMSSEVLVHYNPELPLILTTDASNVGIGAVISHEMPDGRERPIAFASRVLNTAERAYSQIDKEALSIIYGVKKFHQYLFGRKFILRTDHKPLVTIFGPKRGIPTMAASRLQRWAVILAAYRYDIEHVTTFRNGADALSRLPSGGQLREEAESRGYICQFH; encoded by the coding sequence ATGCGAGCGCGACCCCTCGCATATTCACTGCGGGCACCCGTGGATCAGGCGTTGGACAAACTGATCGCGGACGGCATTATAACAGCAGTGGAGACATCGGACTGGGCTACGCCGATTGTACCCGTGGTGAAGACGGACGGAACGATACGGATTTGTGGTGATTATAAATTGACACTCAATAAGTGCCTAGAGGTAGACCGTTTTCCTCTGCCCCGAGTAGAAGATTTATTAGTTAAGTTGAATGGGGGggttaaatttacaaaaattgaTTTATCACAGGCTTATGCTCAATTTCCCTTAAGTGAAgcatcaaaaaaatatacagtaataAACACACATAGGGGATTGTTTCAGTACAATAGATTGATTTATGGGTTATCGTCAAGTCCGGGCATTTTTCAGCGTAAATTAGAGGAGATGTTTGCAGATTTGCCTCAAGTAGGGGTTTTCCTAGATGACGTTATTTTAACAGGGGTCAACGACAAAAAACATTTAGAGACATTACATACAGTCTTAGACCGGTTAAGTAAGTTTGGATTGAAAGTTGAGAAAAAAAAGTGTAACTTTTTCGTTAACTCTGTAACATATTTAGGTTACATGATCGATAAAGAAGGCATACATACAAATAGAGAGAAAGTAGAGGCTATTCAGCGGGTCCCTTTACCCACCACTGTGTCAGCAGTACGAGCTTTTATTGGAATGGTGATGTATtatggaaaatttattaaaaacattagtaCGATTTTGTCACCATTATATGCATTATTGAAAAAAGGTGCCAAATTTTTGTGGTCATCAGAATGCGATACGGCTTTTgtaactgtaaaaaataaattaatgtctagTGAGGTATTAGTGCATTACAACCCAGAGTTACCACTCATTTTGACAACAGACGCTAGTAATGTGGGTATCGGAGCGGTCATTTCCCATGAGATGCCAGACGGCCGTGAGCGCCCCATCGCGTTTGCCTCGAGAGTTCTCAACACGGCAGAGCGGGCTTACTCTCAAATAGATAAAGAAGCTCTTAGCATAATTTATGGAGTAAAGAAAttccatcaatatttatttggtcGCAAATTTATACTTCGTACGGATCATAAGCCATTAGTAACGATTTTTGGGCCCAAGAGGGGCATACCGACGATGGCAGCATCGCGGTTACAAAGATGGGCGGTAATACTAGCTGCTTACAGATATGACATCGAGCATGTGACCACATTTAGAAACGGGGCAGATGCGCTATCACGCTTACCTAGTGGTGGACAACTTAGAGAGGAAGCCGAGAGCCGAGGTTACATATGTCAATttcattaa